Proteins co-encoded in one Candidatus Manganitrophaceae bacterium genomic window:
- a CDS encoding diguanylate cyclase, with the protein MRNIALSLLFFFSAWNAWPGDRFFTTGRIAWLVLFVCLSATLIDRWVRAPVRTAAMRWEALVLSLLFINAVTQETGDLSSYFNLLYPLPILVASFYLSFFKSMLAISGILLLEGVRLRVAPPIEGFPGQAAFFPLVLILIPIIVRGALRSFYREREAFRKRIDRERRQAEPSPPEILQKAELARLSKEEEKDEAQALNQRMEAHLEHLLQLFLAGRPQAHRAVLLWYDREGESLWIRAAQGKQAPLGVDRQKMIPIGEGLLGWVARERRVVSIADLRNQKGALDYDDGSVTPYSLLAAPVLDHDLFEGLLCVDSLADHAFSPQDEEMIRLVVEEIVTVFRYFREQQQMSQRTRVYSALLEISESLGSRLDLDHRLEITAESCKTIIDYDRCFIFLVEPGERKMTVKAVKGYDPSIVGYPFALTNGLISLIVKNRQVLLFSHLAAQPKQQQKIFPDGCKIDVTCQSFLGLPLIIEDRVMGLVLFLSDKENAFTNYDRHVLSILCNHVATSIAEAQAHAKVEQLAITDGLTGIFNHRRFQERLQEEFIRSGRTADPFSVLMIDIDYFKKINDTFGHPAGDAVLKTVAKLLMKLVRRLDVVARYGGEEFVVLLLKSDSKQAFQMAERIRKAIEAAPVDWQGQKIAATVSIGVAAHPEDATKREDLIASADRALYASKRTGRNRSTLYKELTQDMYEVE; encoded by the coding sequence TTGAGGAACATCGCCCTCTCCCTCCTTTTTTTCTTCTCCGCCTGGAACGCCTGGCCGGGCGATCGATTTTTTACGACCGGTCGCATTGCCTGGCTGGTCCTCTTCGTCTGTCTCTCCGCCACCCTGATCGACCGATGGGTCCGCGCGCCGGTGCGAACCGCGGCGATGCGATGGGAAGCGTTGGTCCTCTCGCTCCTGTTCATCAATGCCGTCACCCAAGAGACCGGCGACCTCTCCTCCTACTTTAATCTCCTCTATCCCCTCCCGATTTTAGTTGCTTCTTTTTATTTGAGTTTTTTTAAGAGCATGCTGGCGATCTCCGGCATCCTTCTTTTGGAAGGGGTCCGCCTCCGGGTCGCCCCGCCGATCGAAGGCTTTCCGGGACAGGCCGCCTTCTTCCCGTTGGTGTTGATCCTCATCCCGATCATTGTCCGGGGGGCGCTCCGCTCTTTTTACCGGGAGCGGGAGGCTTTTCGAAAGAGAATCGACCGGGAGCGGCGGCAGGCGGAGCCGTCCCCTCCGGAGATCCTGCAGAAGGCGGAGCTCGCCCGTCTTTCCAAAGAAGAAGAGAAAGATGAGGCGCAGGCGCTGAATCAGCGGATGGAGGCCCATCTGGAGCATCTGCTGCAGCTGTTTCTGGCGGGCCGGCCGCAGGCGCATCGCGCGGTGCTGCTTTGGTATGACCGCGAAGGGGAGTCGCTCTGGATTCGGGCGGCGCAGGGGAAGCAGGCGCCGCTCGGAGTGGATCGGCAGAAGATGATTCCGATCGGAGAGGGGCTGCTCGGCTGGGTCGCCCGGGAGCGGCGCGTCGTGTCGATCGCCGATCTGAGAAATCAAAAAGGGGCGCTCGACTATGATGACGGCTCCGTCACCCCCTATTCCCTCTTGGCGGCGCCGGTGCTTGATCACGACCTGTTCGAAGGGCTCCTCTGCGTCGACAGCCTGGCCGATCATGCCTTCTCTCCTCAGGACGAAGAGATGATTCGATTGGTCGTCGAGGAGATCGTCACGGTCTTCCGTTACTTTCGAGAACAGCAGCAGATGAGCCAGCGGACGCGGGTCTACTCCGCCCTCCTGGAGATCAGCGAAAGCCTCGGCTCCCGGCTCGACCTCGATCACCGCTTGGAGATCACCGCCGAATCGTGCAAGACGATCATCGACTACGATCGCTGCTTTATCTTCCTGGTCGAGCCGGGGGAGCGGAAGATGACGGTGAAAGCGGTCAAGGGATACGATCCATCGATCGTCGGTTACCCCTTCGCCTTGACGAACGGGTTGATCAGCCTCATCGTGAAGAACCGGCAGGTGCTCCTCTTCTCCCACTTGGCCGCCCAGCCGAAACAGCAGCAAAAAATTTTCCCCGACGGCTGCAAGATCGACGTCACCTGTCAATCTTTTCTCGGTCTGCCGTTGATCATTGAAGATCGGGTGATGGGGCTGGTTCTTTTTCTCTCGGATAAAGAGAATGCGTTTACCAACTATGACCGACATGTCCTCTCGATTCTCTGCAACCATGTGGCGACCTCCATCGCGGAGGCGCAGGCCCACGCAAAGGTAGAGCAGCTGGCGATCACCGACGGGTTGACCGGGATCTTCAACCACCGCCGTTTCCAGGAGCGGCTGCAAGAAGAGTTTATCCGGAGCGGCCGGACGGCCGATCCGTTCTCGGTCTTGATGATCGACATCGACTATTTCAAAAAGATCAATGACACCTTCGGGCATCCGGCCGGCGATGCAGTGTTAAAAACGGTGGCGAAGCTGCTGATGAAGCTGGTCCGGCGGCTCGATGTCGTGGCGCGATATGGCGGTGAGGAATTCGTCGTGCTCCTGCTCAAGTCCGATTCGAAGCAGGCGTTCCAGATGGCCGAGCGGATCCGAAAGGCGATCGAGGCGGCCCCGGTCGATTGGCAGGGACAAAAGATCGCCGCCACCGTCAGCATCGGCGTTGCCGCCCACCCGGAAGACGCCACCAAGCGCGAAGATCTCATCGCCTCTGCCGACCGCGCCCTCTATGCCTCCAAGAGAACCGGCCGAAACCGCTCCACCCTCTACAAAGAGCTGACGCAAGATATGTATGAGGTCGAGTAA
- a CDS encoding prepilin-type N-terminal cleavage/methylation domain-containing protein, which produces MKRFLEKIRDQSGLTLLELMVTAAMIIILASVAMPLAKMGERRTKEMELRKALREMRTAVDQFKEDWDAKRIAHSDSDIANEETGYPRRLEVLVKGAPVADPNQKKIRKYLRRIPIDPFTHSAEWGIRCYEDDPDSSISCDRDVYDVYTRSNEVAPDGTRYQTW; this is translated from the coding sequence ATGAAGCGGTTTTTAGAAAAAATTCGTGATCAGTCGGGTTTGACCCTCCTGGAGTTGATGGTGACGGCGGCGATGATCATTATCCTCGCATCGGTCGCCATGCCGCTCGCCAAGATGGGGGAGCGCCGCACCAAAGAGATGGAGCTGCGAAAGGCGCTCCGGGAGATGCGGACCGCGGTTGATCAATTTAAGGAAGATTGGGACGCGAAGCGGATTGCGCATTCCGACTCGGACATTGCCAACGAGGAGACCGGTTATCCTCGGCGCCTGGAGGTGCTGGTGAAGGGGGCGCCGGTGGCCGATCCGAATCAGAAGAAAATCCGAAAGTACCTCCGGCGGATTCCGATCGACCCTTTCACCCACTCGGCGGAGTGGGGGATTCGATGTTATGAAGACGATCCCGATTCCTCGATCTCGTGCGACCGGGATGTCTATGATGTCTATACCCGGAGCAATGAGGTGGCGCCGGATGGAACCAGGTATCAAACGTGGTGA
- a CDS encoding TlyA family RNA methyltransferase encodes MTPRPSGKPRADKPRPAVAPAGKQPASKKERLDLLLQERGLAESRERAKGLILSGIVLVDGKKVEKAGTLVGREAEIVLLGSPSPYVSRGGVKLEAALDVFQVDPSGKVAIDIGASTGGFTDCLLQRGATRVYAVDVGYGQLAWRLRQDRRVVVLERQNIRTLPADAIPEPIDLATIDVSFISLEKVIPAAVPFLKSEGEIVALVKPQFEVGKGEVGRGGIVRSAEKHQRVLDRIRAQAPAWGLEASEAIASPILGQKGNAEFLVHFKRAGAGT; translated from the coding sequence ATGACGCCGCGGCCCTCCGGCAAGCCGCGCGCGGACAAGCCGCGCCCCGCTGTCGCGCCTGCCGGAAAACAGCCCGCCTCAAAAAAAGAGCGGCTGGATCTGCTCCTCCAGGAGCGGGGGTTGGCCGAGAGCCGCGAGCGTGCGAAGGGCTTGATCCTGAGCGGGATCGTCCTGGTCGACGGAAAAAAGGTTGAAAAGGCGGGGACACTGGTGGGGAGAGAGGCGGAGATTGTCCTCCTTGGTTCCCCCTCCCCCTATGTCAGCCGGGGGGGCGTCAAGCTGGAGGCGGCGCTCGATGTCTTCCAGGTCGATCCCTCCGGAAAGGTCGCGATCGACATCGGCGCCTCGACCGGCGGGTTTACCGATTGTCTCCTTCAGCGCGGCGCGACCCGCGTCTATGCGGTCGATGTCGGCTATGGCCAACTCGCCTGGCGGCTTCGGCAAGATCGGCGTGTGGTGGTTCTGGAGCGACAGAATATCCGGACCCTCCCGGCCGATGCGATTCCGGAGCCGATCGACCTGGCGACGATCGACGTCTCCTTTATCTCGCTGGAGAAGGTGATCCCGGCGGCGGTTCCCTTTCTTAAATCGGAGGGGGAGATCGTCGCGTTGGTTAAGCCGCAGTTCGAGGTCGGAAAGGGAGAGGTCGGCCGGGGCGGAATCGTTCGAAGCGCGGAAAAGCATCAACGGGTGCTCGATCGGATTCGCGCCCAGGCGCCGGCGTGGGGATTGGAGGCGTCGGAAGCGATCGCTTCACCGATCTTGGGCCAGAAGGGAAATGCCGAGTTCCTCGTTCATTTTAAAAGGGCCGGTGCCGGAACATAG
- a CDS encoding HEAT repeat domain-containing protein codes for MKKSTRHRLAWLASLAWIASTVCGLALIQFGCSGSADQEIAKAEAAYEKKDFSQAVALSESVIHKQPTSVPAHRLKVLASMAQGEVEGAFNDYDQVEKKYPNLAPPLLREISLGIIKSSLAHENYFIRSAAVKAIGEIGDPAEIPMIVPGLKDGAPFVRFFTVEALGQLGGPEALKLLLAAGKDPEGMVRVAAVKSLDDMAEGKKVPAGVDINNLLASFTSDSEPTVKLFALAAMAKNGDEKAFAQVVESVPKLDGPARSAGAAALGRTKRKEAVPLLAKMLADKDATLRMYAAEAMGEIVTPEEFDPLAKATADADTAVRGAAATSLGKLGDPRAAPMLEKMLKDPDAIVRVSAAEGLQRLGKNSLPVYQAALGESDYAVRHFTVGSLRKVGGKEALPLLKKAMGDDAQRVRIAVVRAIGEIGGPEALSILKEGLKDPDASVRTYAAGSVNRLLREGEGKLPKKAGV; via the coding sequence ATGAAAAAAAGCACACGGCACCGGCTCGCATGGCTCGCCTCGCTCGCCTGGATCGCATCGACCGTCTGCGGCCTCGCCCTGATTCAGTTCGGCTGCAGCGGCTCGGCCGACCAAGAGATCGCCAAGGCCGAGGCGGCCTATGAGAAGAAAGATTTCAGCCAAGCGGTCGCTTTGAGCGAATCGGTCATTCATAAGCAGCCGACCTCCGTTCCGGCCCATCGTCTCAAAGTGCTCGCCTCGATGGCGCAGGGAGAGGTGGAAGGGGCGTTCAACGATTACGATCAGGTCGAGAAAAAATATCCGAACCTCGCCCCGCCGCTCCTTCGGGAGATCAGCCTCGGAATCATCAAGAGCTCGCTGGCGCACGAGAACTACTTCATCCGGAGCGCCGCGGTCAAAGCGATCGGCGAGATCGGCGACCCGGCCGAAATCCCGATGATCGTGCCGGGGCTGAAAGACGGCGCCCCCTTTGTCCGCTTTTTTACGGTGGAAGCGCTCGGCCAACTCGGCGGGCCGGAGGCGCTCAAGCTCCTCCTGGCGGCCGGAAAAGACCCCGAAGGGATGGTTCGCGTCGCCGCCGTCAAGTCGCTCGACGACATGGCCGAAGGGAAGAAGGTCCCCGCCGGGGTGGACATCAATAACCTTCTGGCCAGCTTCACCTCCGACAGCGAGCCGACCGTGAAGCTCTTCGCGCTCGCCGCCATGGCGAAAAACGGCGATGAGAAAGCCTTCGCGCAGGTGGTGGAGAGTGTCCCCAAGCTCGACGGACCGGCCCGTTCCGCCGGCGCCGCCGCCCTCGGCCGGACCAAGCGAAAAGAGGCGGTCCCGCTTCTGGCCAAGATGCTCGCCGACAAAGATGCCACGTTGCGGATGTATGCGGCCGAGGCGATGGGGGAGATCGTCACCCCCGAAGAATTCGATCCGCTTGCGAAGGCGACCGCGGATGCCGATACCGCCGTCCGCGGCGCCGCCGCCACCTCGCTCGGCAAGCTTGGCGATCCGAGAGCGGCTCCGATGCTGGAAAAGATGTTAAAGGACCCTGATGCGATCGTTCGCGTCTCCGCCGCAGAAGGGCTTCAGCGCCTTGGGAAAAATTCCCTTCCGGTGTATCAAGCCGCCCTCGGCGAGAGCGACTATGCGGTCCGCCATTTTACCGTCGGATCGCTCCGCAAAGTCGGCGGGAAAGAGGCCCTGCCGCTGCTGAAGAAAGCGATGGGAGATGATGCGCAGCGGGTTCGCATCGCGGTCGTCCGGGCGATCGGAGAGATCGGCGGACCGGAGGCCCTTTCGATTCTGAAGGAGGGGTTGAAAGACCCCGATGCGTCGGTTCGAACCTATGCCGCGGGAAGTGTGAACCGCCTTCTCCGGGAAGGGGAAGGAAAATTACCGAAGAAAGCCGGGGTGTAG
- a CDS encoding GDP-mannose 4,6-dehydratase: MKVLVTGGAGFIGSHLVDRLIQDGHQVVIVDNLSTGKKKNINKEAVFYKADICSSRLERIFQKEKPEVVSHHAAQMDVRRSVSDPSFDAQTNIIGLLNLLECAVKHGTRRIIFASSGGAIYGEQEIFPAPENHPTRPLSPYGVSKLSSEHYLYYYQKVCGLDYTALRYSNVYGPRQDPFGEAGVVAIFAQKMLRGEQPVINGNGMQTRDYVFVEDVVEANMAVFHSQINDAFNVATGKETSVNQLFRFLLDVTGSDAKEIHGPEKKGEQIRSCLDAQKLHKTLEWEPRVALPEGLMKTVEYFKNI, translated from the coding sequence ATGAAGGTGTTGGTAACCGGGGGGGCCGGGTTCATCGGCTCTCATCTGGTCGATCGGTTGATCCAAGACGGACATCAGGTCGTCATCGTCGACAATCTCTCCACCGGAAAGAAAAAGAACATCAACAAAGAGGCGGTCTTTTATAAGGCCGATATCTGCAGCAGTCGCTTGGAGCGGATCTTTCAAAAAGAAAAGCCCGAGGTGGTCAGTCATCACGCCGCACAGATGGATGTGCGACGGTCGGTCTCCGATCCCTCCTTCGACGCGCAGACCAACATCATCGGCCTGCTCAATCTGCTCGAGTGCGCCGTGAAGCACGGAACGCGGCGGATCATCTTCGCCTCTTCCGGCGGGGCGATTTACGGCGAGCAGGAGATCTTTCCGGCGCCGGAAAACCATCCGACCCGTCCGCTCTCCCCCTATGGGGTCAGCAAGCTGTCGAGCGAGCATTACCTTTATTATTATCAGAAGGTCTGCGGGCTCGACTATACCGCACTGAGATATAGCAACGTCTACGGTCCTCGGCAGGATCCGTTCGGGGAGGCGGGGGTCGTCGCCATTTTTGCGCAGAAGATGCTCCGCGGCGAGCAGCCGGTCATCAACGGAAACGGCATGCAGACGCGCGATTATGTCTTTGTGGAAGATGTCGTGGAGGCGAACATGGCGGTGTTTCACAGCCAGATCAATGACGCGTTCAATGTGGCGACCGGCAAAGAGACCTCCGTCAATCAGCTCTTTCGGTTTCTCCTCGACGTCACCGGCTCCGACGCCAAAGAAATTCATGGGCCCGAGAAAAAGGGGGAGCAGATCCGAAGCTGCCTCGATGCCCAAAAGCTCCACAAGACGCTCGAATGGGAGCCGCGCGTTGCGCTCCCGGAAGGGTTGATGAAAACCGTGGAGTATTTCAAGAACATCTAA
- a CDS encoding patatin-like phospholipase family protein, with product MTKYFKVGLALGGGGARGIAHLGVLKVLESEGIAFDLIAGTSFGAIAGAMYAQYPNADLVRRRVCDYLRSESFRKTKLFFIKKHYEEEKRTSFIKNLKSYLQKGIFWGISLRRSSFISEQDYIDHISRLFEEKGIEETVIPFFAVAADLAYGNEVVLSEGPIRRAIAASCAIPGIFPPITIGDSKLIDGGWVNQVPVEPLIHRGADFVIAVDASEAPAEMRELASGLDIVLRAGEITRKILSTAQLAKADLVIRPDVGKLHWSDFWRVEEVIQRGEEAARAQVEELKRQLWKKKMKKLLMIKA from the coding sequence ATGACGAAGTACTTTAAAGTCGGCTTGGCACTGGGAGGAGGCGGGGCGCGGGGGATCGCACACCTCGGCGTGCTGAAGGTTCTCGAGTCGGAGGGGATCGCCTTTGATCTGATTGCCGGAACGAGCTTCGGTGCGATTGCCGGCGCAATGTATGCCCAATATCCGAATGCCGACCTGGTTCGCCGGCGGGTTTGCGACTATCTGCGCAGCGAGTCGTTCCGGAAAACCAAGCTTTTCTTCATCAAAAAGCATTACGAAGAGGAAAAGCGGACCAGCTTTATTAAGAACCTCAAGTCCTATCTTCAGAAGGGGATCTTCTGGGGGATCTCTCTCCGGCGCTCCTCGTTTATCTCCGAGCAAGATTATATCGATCACATCAGCCGTCTCTTCGAAGAAAAGGGAATCGAAGAGACGGTCATTCCTTTTTTTGCGGTGGCCGCCGACTTGGCCTATGGCAACGAGGTGGTCCTTTCCGAGGGGCCGATCCGAAGGGCCATCGCCGCCAGCTGCGCCATTCCAGGTATTTTTCCGCCGATCACGATCGGCGATTCCAAATTAATTGATGGAGGGTGGGTCAATCAGGTTCCCGTCGAGCCGTTGATTCATCGGGGAGCCGACTTTGTGATCGCCGTCGACGCGTCCGAGGCCCCCGCCGAGATGCGGGAGCTTGCAAGCGGGCTCGACATCGTCCTCCGCGCCGGTGAGATCACCCGGAAGATATTGTCGACCGCGCAGCTGGCCAAGGCCGACCTGGTGATCCGTCCAGATGTCGGAAAGCTTCACTGGTCCGATTTCTGGCGGGTCGAAGAGGTGATCCAAAGGGGAGAAGAGGCGGCGCGGGCGCAGGTGGAGGAGCTGAAAAGGCAGCTTTGGAAAAAAAAGATGAAAAAGCTGCTGATGATTAAGGCGTGA
- a CDS encoding DUF4091 domain-containing protein — MKRVQEWFVGIVILLLYILYSGSALAQTIWWDTGMVKLRQENGGATGDPIPAGADRCTADGCSRGGVNLSAARNEFEPFQIFIAATGPALSKVDVTLTDLSDGKGNNIAALANGRPKNMVTYREHYLSIAPTRLSSVEAKPGLWPDGLVPKIDEYFGEVRRMPGESTPAFPFTVAAGRKQGVWVDLYVPPGTPAGLYSGSAEVTVGGKVAATIPIRLTVHDFDLPSVPTLKTAYSVGMGEAASGHYGTRDLSNARYWELICLYTKEMLLHRLSNSNVIWPAPAWNSSLGKINWSLPAISTSCNQRYPQFLTGGNPNLLPNGKLPNAKVARARLRDGTGLSTTDVNSAAYYQDYIKHIDNMGWKAQLFYFLWDEPPYPSIGGVRRCDKKYNGAASSAWPGIYKKAKFFKDHEIDIPLMVTTSRQAIEDCFTNHLKVPDYTKYLDIWSVPNTWMNGKPKNAFPFNTNLRKSYDAIITPGKELWWYQACGSHGCGGSETGYPSPMVDLPAIYSRVYEWLTYQYQIGSAAEGPSTELYFETLYAFAWPSNDPWENLYYFTGNGDGTYFYPGRPDKIGGTHHIPIPSIRLKMLREGIEDYEYLAQVEAKKNRQGVDGKAWIKANILNPYLTAIDPADGEVKLSTYIWNKNPGSITSAAGLLRAREELAKVLASSPVSKPDQEDGGISSSDSFDRENSSSLGSMWNVYLPAFEINSSQVRNRDTASQAALRNVDLGSDQDVSADCKVTAAGNSCGVMARWSDADNYYYVRLDPGLGNVALFKRVNGVYSRLGVADEPMQYNSYYRLRLVVRGTTLDVYFADQSTPAIAVTDGSLAAGHYAGFRSYAAAPFTTYFNDFKAATP, encoded by the coding sequence ATGAAAAGAGTGCAGGAATGGTTCGTCGGAATCGTTATTTTACTTCTCTACATTCTCTATAGCGGATCGGCCCTCGCCCAGACGATTTGGTGGGATACCGGGATGGTGAAGCTGCGGCAGGAGAACGGAGGCGCAACCGGCGATCCGATCCCCGCCGGCGCCGATCGGTGTACCGCCGACGGATGCAGCCGGGGAGGGGTGAACCTCTCCGCGGCGAGGAATGAATTCGAGCCGTTTCAAATTTTTATCGCCGCGACCGGTCCGGCGCTCTCCAAGGTCGATGTCACCCTGACCGATCTGAGCGACGGCAAGGGAAATAATATCGCGGCACTGGCCAATGGCCGGCCGAAGAATATGGTAACCTATCGCGAACATTATCTCTCGATCGCTCCGACACGGCTCTCCTCGGTGGAAGCGAAGCCGGGGCTCTGGCCGGATGGGCTGGTTCCGAAAATAGACGAGTATTTCGGCGAGGTGCGGCGGATGCCGGGCGAGAGCACCCCCGCTTTTCCGTTCACGGTCGCGGCAGGTCGAAAACAGGGGGTGTGGGTCGATCTCTATGTGCCGCCCGGAACCCCCGCCGGTCTCTACAGCGGGAGCGCGGAGGTGACGGTCGGGGGGAAGGTCGCCGCGACGATCCCGATCCGGCTGACCGTTCACGATTTCGACCTCCCCTCCGTCCCGACCTTAAAAACCGCTTATTCGGTCGGTATGGGAGAGGCCGCTTCGGGCCATTATGGGACCAGAGATCTCTCCAACGCCCGATATTGGGAGCTGATCTGCCTCTATACGAAAGAGATGCTGCTTCACCGTCTCTCAAACAGCAACGTCATCTGGCCGGCGCCGGCTTGGAACAGCAGCCTCGGTAAAATAAACTGGTCGCTCCCGGCGATCTCAACCAGCTGCAATCAGCGCTATCCGCAGTTTCTGACCGGAGGAAACCCCAATCTGCTTCCCAATGGAAAGCTGCCGAATGCGAAGGTCGCGCGTGCGCGGCTGCGCGATGGAACGGGGCTGAGCACGACCGATGTCAACTCGGCCGCCTATTATCAGGATTACATCAAGCATATCGACAATATGGGTTGGAAGGCCCAGCTCTTTTATTTCCTCTGGGATGAGCCCCCTTATCCCTCCATCGGCGGGGTGCGCCGGTGCGATAAAAAGTACAACGGCGCGGCGAGCAGCGCCTGGCCGGGCATTTACAAGAAGGCGAAGTTTTTTAAAGATCATGAAATCGACATCCCGCTGATGGTTACCACCAGCCGGCAGGCGATTGAGGACTGTTTTACGAATCATCTGAAGGTCCCCGACTATACAAAATACCTCGATATCTGGAGCGTTCCGAATACCTGGATGAATGGAAAGCCGAAGAATGCCTTCCCGTTCAACACGAATCTTCGGAAGAGCTATGACGCGATCATCACCCCCGGCAAGGAGCTCTGGTGGTATCAGGCCTGCGGCAGCCACGGCTGCGGCGGGTCGGAGACCGGCTATCCCTCTCCGATGGTCGATCTGCCGGCGATCTACAGCCGCGTCTATGAATGGCTGACCTATCAATATCAGATCGGCTCCGCGGCAGAGGGCCCTTCCACCGAGCTCTATTTCGAGACTCTTTATGCGTTTGCCTGGCCGAGCAACGATCCCTGGGAGAACCTCTATTACTTCACCGGGAACGGGGACGGCACCTACTTTTACCCGGGCCGTCCGGACAAGATCGGCGGCACCCACCATATTCCGATCCCCAGCATTCGCCTGAAGATGCTTCGAGAAGGAATTGAAGACTATGAGTACCTTGCCCAGGTCGAGGCGAAGAAGAACCGGCAGGGGGTCGACGGAAAGGCATGGATCAAGGCGAACATCCTGAATCCCTACCTGACGGCGATCGATCCGGCCGATGGGGAGGTGAAGCTCTCCACCTACATCTGGAATAAAAACCCAGGAAGCATCACCTCTGCGGCCGGTCTTCTGAGAGCAAGAGAGGAATTGGCCAAGGTCCTCGCCTCGTCGCCCGTTTCTAAGCCGGATCAGGAAGACGGCGGGATTTCTTCGAGCGATTCTTTCGACCGGGAAAACAGCAGCAGCCTGGGAAGCATGTGGAACGTTTATCTCCCCGCCTTTGAGATCAATAGCAGCCAGGTTCGAAACCGGGATACCGCCAGTCAGGCGGCGCTGCGGAATGTCGATCTCGGTTCCGACCAGGACGTATCAGCCGATTGCAAGGTGACCGCCGCCGGCAATAGCTGCGGGGTGATGGCCCGATGGTCGGACGCCGACAATTATTACTACGTGCGGCTGGATCCCGGTCTGGGAAATGTCGCTCTCTTCAAAAGGGTGAATGGCGTCTATAGTCGATTGGGGGTTGCGGACGAGCCGATGCAGTACAACAGCTACTATCGGCTTCGTCTGGTGGTGAGGGGGACGACGCTCGACGTTTACTTTGCCGATCAATCAACTCCGGCAATCGCCGTCACGGATGGTTCATTGGCAGCCGGCCATTATGCCGGATTCCGCTCCTACGCAGCCGCCCCCTTCACCACCTACTTCAACGACTTCAAAGCGGCGACACCGTAA
- a CDS encoding DnaJ domain-containing protein — MSVEVPLSGPLREGHLASIFSSLQKKQATGILRVRLNDVEKTVYMSEGKIIFATSRYPDDRLGLLLLKRGKLTYLQYETVVQIYEASLRDNPRLRQGTILLKQGFLTPKELYDAVMAQATEIILGLFTWTDGDYQFKECLLPSRELITLNISTATLILQGIRRITDWTRLAGGLPPFDRILQLTKDPKELFQMVHLEPDETALLSRLNGMTIRELLIGSSLPAFETLRLLYFFVSVGIAEVTESTPESFSSWEERYSTTQRIITEEIRATIDEKERHPASSIDQIRDAYRKLGSQNYYEILGVGEQATREEMKRAYYRLAKVYHPDRYFEESMRELKGELETLFEKLKEAYDVLISDQSRALYNARRLDPPNPNPARPVTAAEQAERSFNDGKRAYEAKDYLKAVERFEAAARIMPNNPLYLGALGKALLFFPERLRRAEMAFQQAVTIDPSRVDDAVELARIYEGQGMIRRAVKIYEEAFTRAPEHPAVKEGLSRLKAKV, encoded by the coding sequence ATGTCTGTGGAAGTTCCCCTTTCCGGACCGCTTCGCGAAGGTCACCTGGCGTCGATTTTTTCGAGCCTTCAGAAAAAACAGGCGACCGGTATTCTCCGCGTTCGGTTGAACGACGTCGAAAAAACCGTTTATATGAGTGAGGGCAAAATTATTTTTGCCACCTCCCGTTATCCCGACGATCGTCTCGGCCTGCTGCTGCTGAAGCGTGGAAAGCTGACCTATCTCCAATATGAAACGGTCGTTCAAATTTATGAGGCTTCTCTCCGGGACAATCCGCGGCTCCGTCAGGGGACCATTCTGTTGAAGCAAGGGTTCCTCACCCCGAAAGAACTCTATGACGCCGTGATGGCGCAGGCGACAGAGATCATCCTGGGGCTGTTTACCTGGACCGACGGCGATTATCAATTCAAGGAATGTCTGCTTCCCTCCCGGGAGCTGATCACCCTCAACATTAGTACAGCCACATTAATCCTCCAAGGGATCCGCCGGATCACCGACTGGACCCGGCTGGCCGGCGGCCTTCCCCCGTTTGATCGGATCTTGCAGCTGACGAAAGATCCGAAAGAGCTCTTTCAGATGGTCCATCTGGAGCCCGATGAAACGGCGCTGCTCAGCCGTCTAAACGGGATGACGATTCGGGAGCTCCTGATCGGCTCTTCGCTCCCCGCTTTTGAAACGCTGCGGCTTCTCTACTTCTTCGTCTCGGTCGGCATCGCGGAGGTAACCGAATCAACCCCGGAATCGTTCTCCTCGTGGGAAGAGCGATATTCGACGACTCAGCGCATTATTACCGAAGAGATCCGAGCGACGATCGACGAGAAAGAGCGCCACCCGGCTTCCAGCATCGATCAGATCCGGGATGCCTACCGAAAGCTCGGATCTCAAAACTATTATGAAATTTTGGGGGTCGGGGAGCAGGCGACTCGGGAAGAGATGAAGCGCGCTTATTACCGCCTGGCGAAGGTCTACCATCCCGACCGCTACTTCGAAGAATCGATGCGGGAATTAAAGGGGGAGCTCGAGACGTTGTTCGAGAAACTGAAAGAGGCATATGATGTGTTGATCAGCGATCAAAGTCGAGCGCTTTACAACGCTCGGCGGTTGGATCCGCCGAATCCCAATCCGGCGAGGCCGGTGACCGCCGCCGAGCAGGCGGAGCGCTCCTTCAACGACGGGAAGCGGGCCTACGAGGCGAAAGATTATCTCAAAGCGGTGGAGCGTTTTGAGGCGGCGGCGCGGATCATGCCGAACAATCCGCTCTATCTTGGCGCTCTCGGCAAAGCGCTCCTCTTTTTCCCCGAGCGGCTCCGCCGCGCCGAGATGGCTTTTCAGCAGGCGGTCACGATCGATCCGAGCCGGGTCGACGATGCCGTCGAGCTCGCCCGGATCTATGAAGGGCAGGGGATGATCCGCCGGGCGGTAAAGATCTACGAAGAGGCGTTCACGCGGGCGCCGGAGCACCCGGCGGTTAAAGAAGGCCTCTCCCGCCTGAAGGCAAAGGTTTAA